The nucleotide window TGCAACAACTTCGACAGGTCCACTGGAATGCAGCAATTCATGTTCTTCGATATCTCAAAGGCTGCCCAAGTAAAGGGCTCTTTTTTCCAGCAGGTAATGATCTTAGTACTTTGAAAGCGTTTTGCGACGCTGATTTGGCCTCTTGTACTGAAACTAGGCGTTCCATCACGGGTTTTTGCATTTTCCTTGGTCAATCACTAGTCTCATGGAAGTCTAAAAAGCAACCCACTGTGAGCCGCTCTTCCGCTGAGGCTGAATATAGAAGCATGGCTTCTACGGTTTGCGAACTAAAATGGCTATCATATCTACTTCAAACTTTCCAAATACGTACTTTGCTTCCTGTCAAACTATATTGTGATAACAAAGCAGCACTTCACATCGCATCCAATCCAGTCTTCCATGAAAGAACCAAACAtctcgaaattgattgtcatatCGTCAGGAAGCAAATCACAAAAGGCCTCATTCAACCTCAGCATGTTCCAGCCCAACATCAACTGGCTGATATTTTCACCAAAAGCCTCGGCGGTCCTTCCTTTTCTATTCTCGTGTCCAAGCTGGGATTAATTGAGCTACAAGCACATCCAATCTCCAGCTTGAAGGGGGGCTGATAACATCAATAGCTGGATCCAATCATGAAATTAGAGAAATTCATGGAGCAAATCAAGGATCATCATATCAAATCAAGGATATTAAGAAATCTGTAGAAGCAAATCAATGATCATCATATCAAATCAAGGATATTAAGAAATCTGTAGATTTACCTATATCATTTTTCTATGTATATAAATATATACCTTGTACAACAAATTATCACACAGAAAAAAGAGAAACCATTTTGTTCAATTGTCCTTGCTTTCTCGGTGTTTTTGTTGCAAATCTTCTTTGCTTCCTTTGGGTTGAAGGTGTTTGGGCAAGGGAGGTTTTGGTCTCAATGGTGCTAAACCACTCTTGTGTCGTTTGTGTTTTGGCTCCCCCTTACTCATTGAATTGATCTGCTATCCCTTATGGTGGCCAACAGAAAGTTGCTACTTGAAGGAAGGAAAGGATGGTGGCGCTAGCTGATGAGGAAGCTGGATTTTAAGTTATACTCTAGTGGCAATTACATGCTATCACTGTAATTCCATGTAGGATAACATACATTCAtgacaaattaattatataacaATTTAATATCTGTGAAtctcataaaaaattattttttaatgtgttaaaaataattttttttgaaaaaatcatAATTACTTTTTTATCCAgttgttatattataattaatttatcattttatatattaatcctacattgaattgttgaattataatataatttctcaTACTCTAGAGTTGTTTCTCTAGAGTATATATTtttgatagaaaaaaaaatttatatattttaatttttaagaatcCAAGGCCAAGGCCcatgaattgaaaaaaaaatctcttCCTTTTGAGGGTCTTGTCTTGAAACAGCAGTTAGCTGTCCGGCGGAGCAGTAGGAAGCTGATGTCTTTCCTTAAGGTTCCTCCGTGGAGGGTGGTTTCCTCCTTCCGCGGAAGCATCATCCCAATCTTCGAAACTCCACCAAAACCGGCATACCAGACATTCCGTCCATTCCTTAATTTCCCTGCAACTTATACCCAGTGTAGTTTCTCTCCTTCAGTTCCTCATTCTTCTACGCCTTCTGCTATTCCTGATGCTAGTTACCGCTGGAGACCCATGTGCTTGTATTATACACAAGGCAAATGCACCAAGGTGATCTCGAAATACCCATTTCTGGCTTATTAAAACTTTCACCAGTGCTTGCATTCAACCTGTTTGATCGATTGTCCCTTTACGTATGTTATATATCTTATATCTTTCTATCCATCTATTTATTTGCACTTGCATGCTAGTTTTATATTTAGAATATAATTTACTTATTCGGCTGCAAGGGAATAGCTTTATACTTGAGCCTTTTGCTTTGACATTGTCATCTTTTTCACAACTGGGTATTAGAAAAGAACATGATTTGTTGCTTAGTTCTTAGTTTTTGTGGATCATTTGTCTTCAAAATGTCTGCAAATATGATGTTTTTATGTTGGAATTATCAACTTGAAATGATTGTCAAATATTCAGTTAGATGCACTAGATGTTGGTTACCAAACATTTTATGTTGATAATGTTTTAAGGGAACTGAAGTTAATTTTGTCCTAATCATTAATCCAGAAAATATGAGCTTTTCTTTAATTGTTATCTTAATAGAAATTACCATGCCATTCAGATGGATGATCCTACCCACCTAGAGAGGTTTAATCATGATTGCTCTAGGGACCTTTCAGTCCATGCTGCTGAAGTTGAACGCATGCGACcccaaaattttgattttttcttGGTCTTTGATTTGGAGGGGAAAGTTGAGATCCTTGAGTTCCCTGTGCTGATTATAGATGCCAAAACCATGTCTATTGTGGACTTCTTCCACAGGTTAATCACTTGTCTTTTTGGCTTACTTTTTTGGAACGCTTGGCGTCATTTGTAATGGCTTTGTCGCTGTAATAGAAATGGTATTTTATTATAAACTAATTGGGAAAGTATCATTAGTTTTTTCACCATTCATGGTAATCTTTGTGACGATTATTTGTAACTTAGTACCATAATCTTTTGAACATCCTTGTTCTGTATTCTCAAAGTTCCTTACTGCTTTTACAGGTTTGTCAGGCCCTCAGCTATGACCGAACAAAGAATAAATGAATATATTGAAAACAAATATGGCAAGTTTGGAGTTGATCGGTATGCTACTTATGCAATCATCTCATGCTTAATTGTACGTTACATTATTATTGTTAGGCAGAGAATCTTTCCACCTTACATGGAGACTTTATTAGTAAGAAAATCTCTAAGATGATTTTGGAGTTGCTCCTGAGTTTTTACTTGTACTTAATTGTTTTATATGTGATGTTTGACAGCTGTCAACATGATACTTACCAATCCTTTGTCCACGGTACCATGCATCGTGCAAAATTGTCAGTGATGCGGCCAGTAAGGTTGTTCATGGTTCAGTTAGCTGAACCATTAAGCATTTTCTTGAACTGAACCTTGAGACCAGTTAACTGATTGACCCACTTTTTTTTTTAGATTAGTTCATTCCTTTTTTGGTTGtttttaatcaataaattttgCTTTGTAGTATTTAATTTAAACTTGaatgttaaattttaaattaattgtataggatgttaaatattttaattataaatttataataatttatagttaaaaaatgaaaagttatataaaaatataatttattagcaatatttgtatataataatttGGAAAATATAAGTATTTCGGGTTTTTTTTTCTCCAGGTTCAGTGAGCTTTTgtttttctaaaattaaaaatgatgTCTGAATCCATAGGTTCAGTTAACTGATTTTTTGATCGGTTTTCGGTTTGATGGTTTTTTGCTCACCCCTAGTAGCCAGTTCTCACGTAATTGATATTTATGACTGTTTAAGATATATCTTGTAACATATCGTCTATATCAGAGAAATCAGTGACATAAAACCTCTCGGATTAACGAGTAACTACTATTTTGCAAGCAATTGTAGATGGAAAATCAATTTGGAATGTGATAattattcattttcaagtgtggtcttttgtgtgtgtgtgtgtgtgtgtgtgtgtgtgtgtgtgtgttacaggggaaaatttgatttatgtaacATGCATTTGCAGTGTGTGGCATGACACAGCTCTCCCATTTAATGAAGTTATTCAACAATTTGAAGCTTGGTTGACTCATCACCATTTGTGGGAACCAAAGCATGGTGGATCTCTTAATCAAGCAGCATTTGTAACTTGGTGAgtctgaattttttttatttttcaaaacataaacaGTTTTCTTTTTACTAATGCTAATACTTCTCTCTAACCACCCTTCTCCATGGTATCCATTTATCCAACGATGGTTCCCTGGACATCTGGGtatcattttaattttacttttctcATCCAATTAAAAGTAAATTAAACATGCCAAAATTAGGGACTCATTAGAAATGAACCTCTTTTACAATCTAGCTCTCAAAATTAAAACTCAATAAGGTGAAGCAAATCAATCCAATTATGACTTTATCTGGTCAAATATTCGTACTAAAACCTATTTCAGGACACACAGCACATTTGTTAGGAAAGGTTTTGGTAAATGCATTATTCCTGTGGATGTGATTGAGACTATTGTATATTTCAGGGTAGGTAACATAGAATACTTTACATCTACAATGCCAGTGTTTTCACTATTATTTGTTGGGGCAACTTTTGTTTGGTTCCAGTGAAAAACTGGTCATCCATTGCATTGGAACATTAAACTAGACAATCCATCTACATTGAATGTATTGTAAAGCTTCAAAACTACAAAATGGGATTCTGCTTGTAATTACATTATTATTATCAGTTAAGTTGAGGAATAGCACTATTGTGATTCATTTGCTGATATATTTTGTTGTACTCTGCTATCAGTGGAAATTGGGATGTGAAAACGCAGATCCCTCGGCAATGCCAAGTGTCAAAGATTAAGCTTCCCTCATACTTTATGGAGTGGATCAACCTGAAagatgtttatcaaaatttttataacccAATAAAAGAGGCAAGTTCATTGATTTGTTAAATTTTCATGTTTCAAAAAAGACCATCTGGTCTTTTCTCTTAATTTGGCATTGTGGAGATAAAATTAATGcttcagcaaaaaaaaaaaaaaaatcaggggtttatttttaaattggtgcTGTTGACAATTGAGTAAACCAAACCAATAATCTATGTATGTTTTTCTTTGTTGTGGATGACAGGCGAGAGGAATGAGGACGATGATGGAGCAGCTGAAAATACCAATGCTGGGAAGTCATCATCTGGGGATTGATGACGCAAAGAATATAGCCAAAGTTTTACTAAGGATGCTTGCAGATGGTGCAGTGATTCCAATTACTGCTAGGAGATATCCTGATTCCCCTGGAAATGTTCATTTTCTATTTAAGAATCGTATACGTTAGTTCTTTTTAGCTACATAACTATTTTTTTTAAGGTGTTATTTCTGTGTTAAGAATCGCATACGTTAGTTGTTTTTCGCTACATAATTACTGATGAGGTTTGACATAAAGTGGACAGGGCAGGCCGAGCAGTGAAGCAGTCTAACTCCTGTCTAGGTCTGAACCAAATTTCTCGAGCCGGACGGCACCGGGTAGATGGATACCGGGGGCCGTGAACAAGTGAGGTACAATATCACAAGCCGGGCGAAGTCTTAGCCTAAAGGATAACATAAGTCTCTCTTAACCTCACACAAGAACTCTGTCCCTGACCCTTAACTTGTGTCTGACTTATGACTACTGATCCAAGATTAAAATCTTGTAGCAGGGGCATCGAGGACACCTGTTTCTTGACCCAATTTGAcccaaatataaaaattaaacttgcatgctctctctctctctctccctttggtTGGGAAAGCCAGAATGGGGAGATTCCAAGTCGAGAGGGACACGATGATTTGTATGTTTGTGGAGTGTCTTGATGTTTGAGAGTATCGTGAAAAAGAAATTTCTCTCATTTGTTTATTAGGTTAAcgaaatattttaaaagaaactaaataaaaaatttaataaaattaaatattagaaatatattaatttaattttaaaatataaagaaggCCAAATCACAAGAAATATATTGTAATTCATTCTACAATATAAAACTCCAAGCTCTTTTTTCTCCAATATTAGGAAGGAATACCATTTCTAATATTTGAGATTAAGcgctaaattttttttatgattaccTTTtctttaactatttaattttaatatctaGTCTGATTTAATTAgtgattaataaaatttttatataaattaaaaaaaatattaaataatcttattttttaaaaaatattaataattaattaaaatatctttatatttaattaaactaaagaaaattgataaaaaatgtaaatgtaaaattaaaaaaaataattaatatttctttaattttatgtgGAACAAATTTTTtaggaaaaaatattatttagtttatatatttgatttttctattttaaaaaatatactatttaatctctatattttatttttattaaattatttagtcattctgttaaattttttgttatttatactagtcaaattattatttaatcttactattttaagaaaattaattagttgattcatatattttaaaaaatattattatatagtctctctattttagttaaactaattaattagtttatatatttttaaaaatataatattttgaaaaatataatattagatgaaattagaaattttattatgtggatattaaatttgaatttacattttttttatttttaattacttagacattatttttgtatttttttatttttaattatttagatatcatttttatattttttattacttataaattttaaaaaatttattaattttttttttataaacaacTTATATTGTTTTTATTAACATTTCATAAAGAAAAAATGATGGAGATAAAGGTTTAGAccttgaggaaaaaaaaaatataaagagagaaataaaagaagataagagataaataaaaaagagaattatgataatttaaattaaaaaataattatgagattaaaaagttaataagtgaaattataaagattaattaatttattttttaaatataaaaattaattaattttattaaaataaaaaaaattaattaataattaattaaaagaaaattttaatcaaaAAGATTAAATAGGGTAAATatacctaaatttttttttttttttttataaatactcGAAATGGCATTTACCTATTCCCCAATCCCCTACTCAACTCTTTGGCCCACACAACCAAAAAGACGCAAAAGCTTGCTTTGATCTCATATTTAAAGCATATTTAAGCAGCTTTTAGTACAAGCTTTTGTCTGTTTGTAGTGTAAATGTTTGGTCAAAGCCTCTTTCCTTACAATTTCCTTTGGACCTTCTTATTATTTTCCGCATCCTTACTTTACCACTCTCAGTCTGCCTTCTTCGGCACGCCGTTAATATTCTCTAAAACCTACTATCCCTGAaaaattttccttctccattcatTGGTTGCCACGTGGGTGAGATGGCAATGTCTTTTGATGTGCCCAGTGATTTACTGGGTTTTGGGTTAGAATATGGTGATCGCTTATGCAGAGGATAAGAAGTGAGCTGCCTTTGCAGAGTTCACGCGCTCTTTTATTTGCTGTTCTTTATGCTATGCGTGGGTGCAGGTACTTAACGCTTTGGTTCTTCGAATCTAGTATGATTGCTACTCGCTTTTCTATGCGCGTGCATTCTGTCTGAACATTTTCCAAAGAACGCGCAATGGTATACTCCATTTGTTTTTATAATTCAAtatctttattttaaaaaaaaatcatatagtgattataaaatttataaaataaaaaaatacattttctataattaaaattttcaattcgaAAATCTGATCAATAatttagaaaatgagaaatcataaaaaaataaatttataaaatttttataattctactcttaatttaaaaaattaataattataaaaacaaatttaattaagaatataattataaaaatttaggtTTCTTTTGCCAAATTGCCCTTTAGAAATTATTAAATGAGTTAACAGCAAAGCGCGTGGATGCGAAGCAGGGTGCAAAACGCAATCCCTTGAGGCTATCACTAGGACTGTGGTCACGTGCACCCTTGGATTCTTCGCTGTTTTTTCACCTCGTCGCTATCAAACCCCATGTGATTTGAGTATGAAAAAGCCCACCATTTCCTCCGAAATTATCAACACTGCCACTCTGT belongs to Hevea brasiliensis isolate MT/VB/25A 57/8 chromosome 4, ASM3005281v1, whole genome shotgun sequence and includes:
- the LOC110662790 gene encoding uncharacterized exonuclease domain-containing protein At3g15140, encoding MSFLKVPPWRVVSSFRGSIIPIFETPPKPAYQTFRPFLNFPATYTQCSFSPSVPHSSTPSAIPDASYRWRPMCLYYTQGKCTKMDDPTHLERFNHDCSRDLSVHAAEVERMRPQNFDFFLVFDLEGKVEILEFPVLIIDAKTMSIVDFFHRFVRPSAMTEQRINEYIENKYGKFGVDRVWHDTALPFNEVIQQFEAWLTHHHLWEPKHGGSLNQAAFVTCGNWDVKTQIPRQCQVSKIKLPSYFMEWINLKDVYQNFYNPIKEARGMRTMMEQLKIPMLGSHHLGIDDAKNIAKVLLRMLADGAVIPITARRYPDSPGNVHFLFKNRIR